A window of the Branchiibius hedensis genome harbors these coding sequences:
- a CDS encoding T3SS (YopN, CesT) and YbjN peptide-binding chaperone 1, translating to MGDNEFTWADAQRELALEVDVPIEDEEITGPPNMIFALPDGLEMLTELVGDYLYTRYDGLVTRDDDGDFAIEHRGQPVWVRVGAEPLRVELFTRLVGDIVDPQVAAMRVAIDNRGFAANKFALIGDGVWQCATFPARVFAMEVFGEFLDSFTEAFDIESAQLVRHGVGRMGA from the coding sequence ATGGGAGACAACGAATTTACTTGGGCGGACGCGCAGCGCGAGTTGGCGCTCGAGGTCGACGTGCCGATCGAGGACGAGGAGATCACCGGACCGCCGAACATGATCTTCGCGTTGCCCGATGGTCTGGAGATGCTGACCGAGCTGGTCGGGGACTACCTCTACACGCGGTACGACGGGTTGGTGACCCGCGACGACGACGGCGACTTCGCGATCGAGCACCGGGGGCAACCGGTGTGGGTGCGGGTCGGGGCCGAACCGTTGCGCGTGGAACTGTTCACCCGGCTGGTCGGCGACATTGTTGATCCGCAGGTGGCGGCGATGCGGGTGGCGATCGACAACCGTGGGTTCGCGGCGAACAAGTTCGCGCTGATCGGCGACGGGGTGTGGCAGTGCGCGACGTTCCCGGCGCGGGTGTTCGCGATGGAGGTCTTCGGGGAGTTCCTGGACAGCTTCACCGAAGCGTTTGATATCGAGTCGGCGCAGTTGGTGCGCCACGGTGTGGGAAGGATGGGTGCGTGA